Proteins co-encoded in one Candidatus Binataceae bacterium genomic window:
- a CDS encoding TrbC/VirB2 family protein, translating to MAPLAFSPDPLGPLVLTTGDWLRAAQTPVMPWDPTLYTILDYLTGPALHAITWIAFIAAALAYALGVEFDGGVRRLFRMGIGLLLASHAVQIMNFLFG from the coding sequence TCGGCCCGCTAGTGCTCACCACAGGGGACTGGCTGCGAGCCGCACAGACCCCAGTTATGCCATGGGACCCGACTCTGTACACCATCCTCGACTATCTGACCGGACCAGCTCTGCACGCAATTACCTGGATTGCCTTCATCGCCGCGGCGCTTGCCTACGCGCTGGGGGTCGAGTTCGACGGTGGAGTCCGTCGCCTTTTCCGCATGGGAATCGGCCTCCTCTTGGCATCGCACGCCGTGCAAATCATGAATTTTCTGTTTGGTTAG